Genomic window (Cenarchaeum symbiont of Oopsacas minuta):
TATAGATGATGGGTGTAGATCCGTTTGAAAATGCAACAAAACAGGTCTATGACGCATGTGATATTTTGAAAATAAATGATAAAGGAATACGAGATTATCTTGCAATGCCAAACAGAGTGGTACGGGTAAAAATTCCAGTAAAAATGGACAATGGTAAAATTCGAGTATTCACAGGATTTCGAAGCCAACACAACAACGATAGAGGTCCATACAAAGGTGGAATACGATATTTTGATCCACAAGGTGGTGTAGAGTACATGGAACGTGAAGTAATGGCACTATCTTCATGGATGACATGGAAATGTGCTGTCGTGGATGTACCACTAGGCGGTGGCAAGGGAGGTATTTTTGTAAATCCAAAAAAAGAAAATATTAGTGCTGGAGAGATGGAGCGTATCACTAGAAGATTTGCATATGGAATATCTGAAATAATTGGACCTGAAAAAGATATTCCTGCACCAGATGTGTATACTACTGGACAAGAGATGACGCATATCATGGATACGTTTGGTAAACTAAATGGAAACAAGTACACACCTGGCGTGATCACTGGTAAACCGATACCAATGGGTGGATCACTTGCAAGAAATGTCGCCACTGGTTTGGGTACGGCGTATTGTGTGCGCGAAGCAGCATCAAAACTCAAAATCAATATCAAAGGATCAAAGGTAATATTACAAGGATTTGGAAATGCTGCAACGTTTGCAGGTGAATATCTTGAAAAAATGGGTGCTATCATAGTTGGCGCCAGTGATTCTAAAGGTTCAGTAATATTCGTAAATGGAGTAAAGATGGCAAAGCTAATGTCTCACAAAAAACGTAAAGGAACTGTGTTGGGATTTCCAGGCGGCAAAAAAGTCAGTACTGAAAAATTACTAACTTCCAAATGCGATATACTCATACCAGCAGCTCTTGAAAATCAGATCACAGCAAAAATTGCAAAAAAACTCCAATGTAAAAT
Coding sequences:
- a CDS encoding glutamate dehydrogenase: MMGVDPFENATKQVYDACDILKINDKGIRDYLAMPNRVVRVKIPVKMDNGKIRVFTGFRSQHNNDRGPYKGGIRYFDPQGGVEYMEREVMALSSWMTWKCAVVDVPLGGGKGGIFVNPKKENISAGEMERITRRFAYGISEIIGPEKDIPAPDVYTTGQEMTHIMDTFGKLNGNKYTPGVITGKPIPMGGSLARNVATGLGTAYCVREAASKLKINIKGSKVILQGFGNAATFAGEYLEKMGAIIVGASDSKGSVIFVNGVKMAKLMSHKKRKGTVLGFPGGKKVSTEKLLTSKCDILIPAALENQITAKIAKKLQCKIIGESANGPTLPEADPILYKKKIMVIPDILANSGGVCISYLEWVQNNMGYYWTFDEVAEKMEKNIVRGLEDSLVISKKHKIDMRQAAMVLAVKRVMEAFELKGLWP